From a region of the Paracoccus liaowanqingii genome:
- a CDS encoding GDP-mannose 4,6-dehydratase produces the protein MERLIAGVEVIYHLACLGVRHSVHSPLLNHEVNATATLQLLRMARIAGVGRFVHVSSSEVYGTAMTVPMTESHPTYPMTVYGGAKLAGEAYARAFHRTYGFPTVVVRPFNTFGRCSHHEGDSGEVIPKFMLRALAGKPVVIFGDGQQTRDFIHVRDTAAAIVLCGQSDQVIGETINIGSGQEITINHLSDIVAEVVGRDLQREYQPERPGDTLRLFSDPAKAKGLLGFVPQVSLREGLEDLLTWYQRLGSSVQMLLDQELVRNWEVPS, from the coding sequence ATGGAGAGGCTGATTGCCGGGGTGGAGGTGATCTATCACCTGGCCTGCCTCGGGGTCCGGCATTCAGTCCATTCCCCGCTCCTCAACCACGAGGTCAATGCCACAGCCACGCTTCAGCTGCTTCGGATGGCACGGATCGCCGGCGTCGGGCGCTTTGTCCATGTCAGCTCGTCAGAGGTCTATGGCACTGCCATGACGGTTCCCATGACCGAAAGTCACCCGACATATCCGATGACGGTCTATGGGGGCGCCAAGCTGGCAGGTGAAGCCTATGCCCGAGCCTTCCACCGGACTTACGGCTTTCCGACCGTGGTAGTACGACCCTTCAACACGTTCGGGCGCTGCTCTCACCACGAGGGCGACAGCGGAGAGGTCATCCCCAAGTTCATGCTCCGCGCCCTAGCTGGCAAACCGGTAGTCATATTCGGCGACGGCCAGCAGACGCGCGACTTCATCCACGTTCGCGACACTGCGGCAGCGATTGTCCTTTGCGGCCAATCCGACCAGGTGATTGGCGAGACAATCAACATTGGCTCGGGGCAAGAGATCACGATCAACCACCTTTCAGACATTGTGGCCGAGGTTGTGGGGCGGGATCTCCAGCGAGAGTACCAACCCGAGCGCCCGGGGGACACCCTGCGCCTGTTCAGCGATCCAGCCAAGGCGAAGGGGCTTCTGGGCTTTGTACCCCAAGTCAGCCTTAGGGAAGGGCTGGAAGATCTGCTGACTTGGTACCAGCGCCTCGGCAGCTCGGTTCAAATGCTTCTCGACCAAGAACTGGTCCGTAACTGGGAGGTGCCGTCGTGA
- a CDS encoding DegT/DnrJ/EryC1/StrS family aminotransferase, whose translation MIPFLDLSAQYRVIGSEIEEAVLRTLRTGTYVLGEAVEQFERDFAAYCGTSHAVAVSSGTSALHLALLAAGVGPGDEVLTVPMTFVATVAAILYAGATPVFVDVDPDTWTMDPAKVEEALTLRTKAILPVHLHGRLPDMHALGAIARRHGLTVIEDAAQAHGAQRDGLRAGAWGNMGCFSFYPGKNLGACGEGGAVTTNDPHAADMIRSLRDWGQSGKYNHVRHGFNYRMEAVQGAVLNVKLRYLDGWNATRRSICQQYQEGLAPDLGRPEAIGDDHACHVYALRTTGRDVLQARLRDAGIATNLHYPVPVHLQPAYRGLGYREADFPVSEALARTMLSLPLFAELPVRDVDHVIATVNRLVLAEETSIPLPLLGARPYHEGALQA comes from the coding sequence ATGATTCCCTTCCTGGACCTCTCAGCGCAATACCGAGTCATCGGCTCCGAGATCGAGGAAGCGGTCCTGCGGACCCTCCGCACCGGCACCTATGTGCTGGGAGAGGCGGTAGAGCAATTCGAGCGCGACTTCGCCGCCTATTGCGGCACAAGCCACGCTGTGGCGGTCAGCTCGGGCACTTCGGCACTGCACTTGGCACTTCTGGCCGCGGGTGTCGGTCCCGGTGACGAGGTACTGACCGTGCCGATGACCTTCGTGGCCACCGTCGCCGCCATCCTCTATGCCGGTGCCACGCCCGTCTTCGTTGACGTCGACCCCGACACTTGGACAATGGATCCTGCCAAGGTGGAGGAGGCGCTGACCCTCCGCACGAAGGCCATCCTGCCCGTGCATCTTCACGGCCGGCTGCCCGACATGCACGCGCTTGGCGCCATCGCACGACGCCACGGCCTGACCGTGATCGAGGATGCGGCGCAAGCCCATGGTGCGCAGCGGGACGGTCTCAGAGCCGGCGCGTGGGGTAACATGGGCTGTTTCAGCTTCTATCCGGGAAAGAACCTTGGTGCCTGCGGCGAGGGTGGTGCCGTCACCACAAATGATCCGCATGCGGCTGACATGATCCGGTCGCTGCGGGACTGGGGCCAGAGCGGCAAGTACAATCATGTCAGGCACGGATTCAACTATCGGATGGAGGCCGTGCAGGGTGCGGTGCTGAACGTCAAGCTTCGTTACCTGGACGGATGGAACGCCACGCGCCGCAGCATTTGCCAGCAATACCAAGAAGGGCTTGCCCCTGATTTGGGGCGGCCGGAGGCGATCGGTGACGACCATGCCTGCCACGTTTATGCACTGCGAACAACCGGCCGCGATGTTCTACAGGCCAGGCTGCGGGACGCAGGCATCGCCACCAACTTGCATTATCCCGTTCCTGTGCATCTGCAGCCCGCTTATCGCGGTCTTGGATATCGAGAAGCCGATTTTCCGGTGTCCGAGGCGCTGGCCCGAACCATGTTGTCGCTGCCGCTGTTCGCGGAACTGCCTGTTCGGGACGTCGATCACGTCATTGCCACCGTAAACCGGCTGGTCCTTGCCGAAGAAACGTCAATTCCGCTGCCACTCCTTGGCGCTCGCCCTTATCATGAAGGAGCCTTGCAGGCATGA
- a CDS encoding acyltransferase, whose protein sequence is MPIMNCIVGKDVVFTHRELVNIYGCEIGNETRVGPFVEIQKGSRIGERCKISSHSFICEGVTIEDEVMVAHGVMFTNELLPAATTETGKLKRDGDWDCMPTLVRHRAAIGSNATIVCGVTVGTGALVGAGSVVTRDVPDHAIVAGNPARVIGDVRRHPCVNSLRNADPRSTSAA, encoded by the coding sequence ATGCCCATCATGAACTGCATCGTCGGTAAAGATGTCGTCTTCACGCATCGTGAACTCGTCAACATTTATGGATGTGAGATAGGCAATGAAACACGTGTAGGGCCCTTTGTTGAGATCCAGAAGGGCAGCCGCATCGGCGAGCGCTGCAAGATCTCATCACACTCGTTCATCTGCGAAGGCGTGACGATCGAGGACGAGGTGATGGTGGCCCATGGTGTCATGTTCACGAACGAACTGCTGCCTGCTGCCACCACCGAGACGGGGAAGCTGAAGCGCGACGGTGACTGGGATTGCATGCCGACACTGGTCAGGCACCGCGCGGCTATCGGGTCGAATGCGACGATTGTCTGCGGGGTGACCGTTGGTACGGGCGCGCTTGTAGGCGCGGGTTCGGTCGTCACGCGGGACGTGCCCGACCATGCGATCGTTGCCGGCAACCCGGCACGGGTGATCGGCGACGTCCGGCGGCATCCTTGCGTCAACAGCCTGCGAAACGCCGACCCTCGTTCGACGAGTGCGGCATGA
- a CDS encoding methionyl-tRNA formyltransferase gives MLVNAARAVADQGHQISFVQTCGTGQYHNAVQSDFAHLAANFDAPFMLGGSVRTTMAAWRDTGTEVCISINWPTLVPAEALEMLPHGILNAHAGDLPRYRGNACPNWAILNHEQQIGLTIHRMVPALDAGPWLFKTFMPLDEDVYIGDVYAWLERTVPRAFCEAIDRLKTTGFRDQNSDIMPLRTFPRRPEDARIDWKMCSRDILALIRASSHPFDGAFTTLDQKRTVRIWRARTFSPPYDLLAVPGQVCMGQSGDPVIATADGMILLEECNIDGEALANAKHIILRSLRNRLV, from the coding sequence ATGCTGGTCAACGCCGCGCGCGCCGTGGCTGATCAGGGGCACCAGATCTCGTTTGTGCAGACCTGCGGAACCGGGCAGTACCACAATGCAGTCCAATCCGATTTCGCACACCTTGCTGCGAATTTCGATGCACCTTTCATGTTGGGCGGTTCGGTTCGCACAACGATGGCCGCATGGCGCGACACCGGAACCGAGGTATGTATCTCGATTAATTGGCCGACGCTGGTCCCGGCCGAGGCGCTCGAGATGCTGCCCCATGGCATCCTGAACGCCCATGCTGGCGACCTGCCGCGGTATCGCGGCAATGCCTGTCCCAACTGGGCGATCCTGAACCATGAACAGCAGATTGGCCTAACCATCCACAGGATGGTACCGGCGCTGGATGCCGGACCTTGGCTGTTCAAGACCTTCATGCCGCTGGACGAGGATGTGTATATCGGTGACGTCTATGCTTGGCTTGAACGCACGGTGCCGCGGGCCTTCTGCGAGGCAATCGATAGGCTGAAGACTACGGGCTTCCGCGATCAAAATTCGGACATCATGCCACTGCGCACCTTCCCGCGCCGCCCGGAGGACGCCCGGATTGACTGGAAGATGTGCAGTCGTGATATCCTGGCGCTCATCCGGGCCAGCTCGCACCCCTTTGACGGCGCGTTCACGACGCTCGATCAGAAGCGGACGGTGCGGATCTGGCGCGCCAGAACCTTCTCCCCGCCCTACGACCTATTGGCGGTCCCCGGGCAGGTCTGTATGGGCCAGTCCGGTGACCCGGTCATTGCCACCGCCGACGGGATGATCCTTCTTGAGGAATGCAATATCGACGGAGAGGCATTGGCAAACGCCAAGCATATCATTCTGAGGTCGCTTCGGAACCGGCTTGTCTGA
- a CDS encoding glycosyltransferase family 8 protein, with protein sequence MTIDMADAAVDAVQVLFCADRHYLQHAAVAAVSLAVASSPHPVHIHVMTTEDDPVSREMLAETLRPFSNVAVSFHKVDSGRVMGAHVDRYITKEAYLRFLAPEVLATTIRRVIYLDCDLVVLDDLRRLWEIDLAGCAAGAVAECDWMGGTTENRLTRLGIAADHVYVNSGVLVMDLDRWRRDRLADRLLRFAEAQGPMLQFHDQDALNAVLQGEIALLDRRWNVQALMFSRWMRKARPEDHRATRAACRNPAIIHFTTANKPWKFRVWTRKRALYYRYLQRTAWGRTAPPLQGLARLEHWLSRAFLPIGLDPYVILPIWQRIRRRL encoded by the coding sequence ATGACGATCGATATGGCAGATGCGGCGGTGGATGCGGTTCAGGTGCTGTTCTGCGCGGATCGGCACTATCTGCAACATGCCGCTGTTGCGGCTGTGTCACTAGCCGTCGCCAGCAGCCCTCATCCTGTACACATTCATGTCATGACTACCGAAGACGATCCGGTATCTCGCGAAATGCTGGCCGAGACGCTGCGACCCTTCAGCAACGTGGCTGTCAGCTTTCACAAAGTCGACAGTGGACGCGTCATGGGTGCGCATGTCGACCGATATATCACCAAAGAAGCTTATCTGCGCTTCCTCGCGCCTGAGGTACTTGCCACTACGATCCGGCGGGTGATCTATCTAGACTGCGACCTTGTCGTTCTCGATGACTTGCGACGGCTGTGGGAGATTGACTTGGCAGGCTGCGCGGCCGGGGCAGTCGCAGAATGCGACTGGATGGGCGGCACGACGGAAAACAGGCTGACGCGGCTTGGGATCGCGGCAGATCATGTCTACGTCAATTCGGGCGTCCTCGTAATGGATCTTGACCGCTGGCGTCGCGACCGGCTGGCAGACCGCCTGCTTCGCTTTGCGGAAGCCCAAGGGCCGATGCTGCAGTTTCACGACCAGGACGCGCTGAATGCTGTGCTGCAGGGCGAAATTGCTCTTTTGGACCGGCGGTGGAACGTCCAAGCGCTGATGTTCAGCCGGTGGATGCGGAAGGCGCGGCCGGAGGACCATCGAGCGACTCGCGCGGCTTGCCGCAACCCGGCAATTATCCATTTCACGACAGCTAACAAGCCGTGGAAGTTCCGTGTCTGGACCCGCAAGCGTGCCTTGTATTATCGATACCTGCAGCGAACGGCATGGGGACGCACCGCGCCGCCGTTGCAAGGATTAGCTCGGCTAGAGCACTGGTTGTCGCGGGCTTTCCTTCCGATTGGACTGGACCCCTATGTGATCCTGCCGATCTGGCAGCGGATCAGGCGCAGATTATGA
- a CDS encoding lipopolysaccharide biosynthesis protein, whose translation MERIRVSMLFSAADKYLSQVLLVVTTMVMARLLTPAETGLYVIANSILMLADNLRTFGVGVYVVQTPELHAKTLRSAFTVTMLLSLVLMGGLLLSADAVAIFFGASEIEGLLRLAAFGFLVIPFATPIVALLQRELDFRTLAILNVLAALTSATVTITLGFAGFGPESYVWGFLASGTALAVAAVAVRPQPAMFRPSLAEARQILSFGLVSSSVSLVNMAYESLPRLMLGKLLSFEAVGLFARAVTVCQLPDRSIVSALQPVVLPVLAAQARSGGDLKASYLHGYLLMSAVQWPMLVMLVLLAEPVVLVILGPQWIEAVPLVRMIAAGTMAMAPAFLTFPVLVAHGRIRDTLWSSLISLPPSAMLVFAAGTISIEAVAASMMILAPFQMAVAFWFVRRAINVGWRDMATASRDSLVLAVATAVVPITVIMIGGNGFSLGWGQCLIAIGGGATGWATALRVVGHPVGTEIGALRALLPVRFGRIRKPVGVE comes from the coding sequence ATGGAGAGAATCAGGGTCTCGATGCTGTTTTCGGCGGCGGACAAATATTTGTCCCAAGTGCTGCTTGTGGTCACGACGATGGTGATGGCCAGGCTGCTGACGCCGGCCGAGACGGGCCTCTATGTCATCGCAAACAGCATCCTGATGCTTGCGGACAATCTGCGGACGTTCGGCGTTGGGGTTTATGTAGTGCAGACCCCAGAGCTGCATGCAAAGACGCTGCGCAGCGCTTTTACTGTCACAATGCTGCTTTCGCTGGTGCTGATGGGGGGGCTGCTGCTCTCCGCCGATGCCGTCGCGATTTTCTTTGGCGCTAGCGAGATCGAAGGCCTGCTTCGCTTGGCAGCTTTCGGCTTTCTGGTCATACCCTTCGCCACGCCTATCGTTGCGCTGTTGCAGCGCGAGCTTGATTTCCGCACGCTGGCAATCCTGAACGTTCTTGCCGCCCTGACCAGTGCGACGGTGACGATCACACTAGGGTTTGCAGGCTTTGGACCGGAAAGCTATGTCTGGGGCTTTCTCGCCTCTGGCACCGCTTTGGCTGTCGCGGCAGTCGCGGTCCGTCCCCAGCCTGCGATGTTCCGGCCGTCGCTGGCCGAGGCCCGGCAGATCCTGTCCTTCGGGCTCGTCTCATCTTCAGTGAGCTTGGTCAACATGGCCTACGAGTCGCTTCCACGCCTCATGCTGGGCAAGCTGCTGTCGTTCGAGGCCGTCGGACTCTTCGCGCGGGCGGTCACCGTGTGCCAGTTGCCCGACCGCAGCATTGTTTCGGCCCTGCAGCCCGTGGTGTTGCCGGTACTTGCCGCGCAAGCGCGCAGCGGAGGAGATCTGAAGGCCAGCTATCTGCATGGCTATTTGCTCATGTCCGCAGTGCAGTGGCCGATGCTTGTCATGCTGGTTCTGCTAGCCGAGCCCGTTGTTCTTGTTATTCTAGGACCTCAGTGGATCGAGGCCGTGCCGCTGGTGCGCATGATTGCCGCTGGGACGATGGCGATGGCGCCAGCATTCCTGACCTTCCCGGTGCTCGTAGCTCACGGCCGTATCAGGGACACCTTGTGGTCCAGTCTGATCAGCCTACCGCCATCTGCCATGCTGGTTTTTGCGGCTGGCACCATCAGCATCGAGGCGGTCGCGGCAAGCATGATGATCTTGGCACCATTCCAGATGGCAGTCGCTTTCTGGTTCGTGCGCAGGGCGATCAATGTCGGTTGGCGGGACATGGCGACGGCCTCCCGCGACAGCTTGGTCTTGGCTGTTGCCACGGCGGTGGTGCCGATCACGGTCATCATGATTGGCGGCAATGGCTTCTCCCTGGGCTGGGGACAGTGCCTGATCGCGATAGGCGGGGGTGCCACGGGCTGGGCTACAGCCCTGCGGGTGGTCGGGCATCCGGTCGGCACCGAAATTGGGGCGCTGCGAGCATTGCTTCCTGTTCGCTTCGGTCGCATCCGCAAGCCGGTAGGGGTGGAATGA
- a CDS encoding glycosyltransferase produces MRVAPNRSKQVFSREDTSTDPELSTRLEEWRLAGCDLLRQHQDEFSALLAPVELEIKRHRHAKAAALAQVAANHAVLWHPGSFASSRLDHLLWRLGSAALPFMAPRPKRPAGPLRVLHVVTQVSVIGGHGRMLWRWIGEDRQNRHSIALTRQTAPLPEPILRAVAAAGGSIDYVNRRIGGILDWARDLQAVFAKADLVVLHVHNQDVIPFVAMSGMAERPPVLLLNHADHVFWVGAGLVDGVISTRVSGHRLNVDRRSIPSDRNFLLPLCLDLPAPWSRTAARQALGLAEEDVVLLTVARAVKFRSLGGTSFADAICPILQADRRVRLIVIGPGKTVDWSAAETHAPGQITVKPETEDTEQFYAAADIYLDSFPFPSITSLLEAGLRGLPIVTRYAFGPGCEVMGADSVGMDTGLMRARSLRDFRHIITELVANQDRRIALGRQTMAEIRRTNMGATWRQELAGIYQAALTLPARIPTLPGNEEPRLDDLDAYLPFVFGTVLTRPSSAARLAHSRELGLKTMPGPQRLAAWGGMALRQEFAFRRGLSSVRNLVPEWLTVRLRMAAG; encoded by the coding sequence ATGAGGGTTGCTCCCAACAGATCCAAGCAGGTATTCAGTCGAGAAGATACCAGTACGGACCCGGAGCTATCCACCCGACTTGAGGAATGGCGCCTGGCGGGGTGTGATCTTCTACGCCAGCATCAAGACGAATTCTCCGCCCTCCTGGCGCCAGTCGAATTGGAGATCAAGCGCCACCGCCATGCCAAGGCAGCGGCATTGGCGCAGGTTGCCGCGAACCATGCCGTTCTGTGGCACCCCGGCAGCTTCGCCAGTAGTCGGCTTGACCACCTGTTGTGGCGCCTGGGTTCGGCGGCGCTACCATTCATGGCACCGCGGCCGAAGCGTCCAGCTGGTCCGCTTCGCGTTCTGCATGTCGTGACGCAGGTGTCAGTCATTGGCGGACATGGTCGCATGTTATGGCGCTGGATCGGAGAGGATCGCCAGAACCGTCATTCGATTGCCCTGACACGGCAGACTGCGCCGCTGCCGGAACCCATACTGCGCGCTGTAGCGGCTGCAGGGGGCAGCATTGACTATGTCAATCGCAGGATTGGGGGCATCCTTGATTGGGCGCGGGATCTGCAGGCAGTTTTCGCCAAGGCCGATCTAGTAGTGCTTCATGTGCACAACCAAGACGTCATTCCATTCGTCGCGATGTCTGGGATGGCCGAGCGACCGCCTGTGTTACTGCTGAATCATGCCGATCACGTCTTCTGGGTCGGAGCAGGACTTGTTGACGGCGTAATAAGCACGCGGGTCTCGGGACATCGCCTTAACGTCGACAGGCGCAGTATCCCGTCCGATCGGAACTTCCTGTTGCCACTCTGCCTCGACTTGCCGGCGCCGTGGTCGCGAACGGCCGCAAGACAGGCTCTTGGACTGGCAGAGGAAGACGTTGTCCTGCTAACTGTGGCGCGCGCAGTCAAGTTCCGATCTCTTGGCGGGACAAGCTTCGCTGACGCAATCTGCCCCATCCTGCAAGCGGATCGCCGGGTCCGCCTTATCGTAATTGGCCCGGGCAAGACTGTCGACTGGTCTGCAGCAGAAACACACGCACCTGGGCAGATCACAGTCAAACCGGAAACGGAAGATACCGAACAGTTTTATGCTGCAGCCGACATCTACCTGGATTCCTTTCCATTCCCTTCGATTACCTCGCTGCTGGAGGCCGGGCTGCGCGGCCTGCCTATCGTCACGCGTTACGCCTTTGGTCCGGGGTGCGAGGTCATGGGCGCAGACTCTGTCGGCATGGACACCGGACTGATGCGGGCGAGGAGTCTTCGAGATTTCCGCCACATAATCACGGAACTGGTTGCGAACCAGGATCGCAGGATCGCGCTTGGCCGCCAGACGATGGCCGAGATCCGTCGCACGAACATGGGCGCAACGTGGCGCCAGGAACTTGCCGGAATCTATCAGGCCGCGCTTACTCTGCCGGCGCGGATACCTACGCTACCAGGTAATGAAGAGCCGCGCCTGGACGACCTCGATGCCTACCTGCCCTTTGTCTTCGGCACGGTGCTGACCCGTCCTTCTTCTGCCGCCCGTCTTGCTCATTCACGGGAACTGGGTCTGAAGACAATGCCAGGCCCGCAGAGGCTAGCGGCTTGGGGTGGCATGGCGTTGCGGCAGGAATTCGCCTTCCGGCGCGGCTTGTCATCGGTGCGCAACCTAGTGCCGGAATGGCTGACGGTGCGGCTGCGCATGGCTGCTGGCTGA